GGTGTTAGAGTTTGTCTGCGTGTGACTGtacgaagaggaggaggaggaggagtgagtCCACTAAGATgagaggaagctgctgtttctgtttcttttccgCAAGGCCACATTTGTGTGCGGATTGCTGGGTACACATAAACAGAAGGTATTTTACTTTGTCACCTCTTATCACAGGAGTGAGTGCTGTTCGACCTTTTAACAGAATACACAGAGTTCAAATTAACTGGCTCAGGTGATGCCAAGTTGAGCCATTCAAggtcccttttttttttttctttacttttttacatCTGCAGTTTCTGCTgaaagaagagcagagatgTGGTATCTCTGAATAGAGCGTTTCCTCATGACCTGTGGTTTAGTGCACACAGATGGCCACTGTCACTGCTACCTAGTGTCTGCATTGTTGAACCACAGGTCTCTATCTCTGATCATGCTGTACTGTCAGCGAAACCCGGTGCCACAGATCATAAGTGTCGAtaacagaagaaacacaggcaaagaaatgattttaaaaagaaaaagctttatTTACTGACTGCTGGTGCCTACTCATTGTACAGTGGTATGTGGTGGAACAAGCTGGTCTTTATTCTAATAGTCAAAGGAAGTGTCAGCTccacaaaaacagcacaaacaaactcTTCACTACAACTTCCCTTTTATTCTGTGGAAATAAGAAGAAACAGTTTAGATAGAAACTATACAACCCCTGCCTGGCCTCTgaaacatttctgcagtgaGCCTAACTCTACTACAAAGACAAACTACTCTGGTGAGTGATGATAAAATACAATGCACCTAAAGAGATTAGACAGATAATATTGACCTGGCTTTGgtcaacgtgtgtgtgtgtttggctgaaACAGCAGGCAGCAGTTTAACCGCAGCATCATCTCAGCACATAGCGGGACATAAGAAAACATTACCTGGTCCTAATCTAATCCGGTCATTGTCAGTCAACTAGCTTAAATGTCACCTCGTGAGAGCAAATGGTGTCTTCTAACGAAGAGAGAGAATAACTTTCAAAGTTGGAGAAAACAATTATGTGAACTGACCAAACATATAAATgcacaaaagtaataaatagCCATAGTATATGGTAAACACGTCTATGAGTGAATgttaaaacaacatgaattGTAGCAGATATGGGAGTTCATGTGTCTTCATATGTCTTTGTCATTTGTTGATTGTGGTTTGTCAGCTGCTAAATACATTATAATACAACATCTATGCAAAGTGTCTTAAAATCATTGACGTCAACCGAGCTTTTGATAGTGGAAATAATTACACTAAACCTTCAGGGCCTGTGAAAATACAGTTCAGACAGTTTTGCTGCAGAGGGCGCTGTATGGTGGAGCTTCAGCGGCAACATgtgtaataaaactgaattatgaTTTAAGATACAGTAATTTTATTCAGACTGGTGAATCTTATTTACACGTACAGTGTGATACAACTTTAATTTATCATGGTTTGCAAAATAACTTCAAGGAGACAGTTGAAAAGCACAAGCACACGATGGGTGAATGTAAAACAGCCTTTGTGGGTTTAAAGCCTGTAGGACACTAAAACAGCAGTATATACAGTGCATTCTGTGTAATAGTGTGGTAATAGTAAATAAAGGGCTTCATTAtgactgtgtttatatgtgtaatgatctacaaatacagtaatacacacTCGAAAGAGTTTGATGTTACACACTTAGATTAATATTAGattttgtaatttagttttgAAAGTCAGTGCATAAAGAAAATGACCATAGTTATAGAGAATGATATGTACTTCAGATGTTTAGTTTAGCTCTTGCAGTTGGCCCGGACGTTCATATACACTTTGTCAGCTGTGAATAGAcgagaagagaaacagaagacaaaaacaaaaatgattaactgtaaaattaaaaataaaacaatactgCTGGGAATTTGAGCTTAACAACACAACttattttacaaatgcaaacataaaaatagtGTCACAATCTAAACATGCATCATGTTGAGCAGGAGTAAGAAAAGGCACGGGCAGTTCTAAAAAGACCTTGGGAGCCTTACCGTTGTCCATCTTCTGACGGCGAAAGCTCGCACATCGGTAGgtgacaatgacaatgatgaGTGTCAACAACACATCTGC
This genomic stretch from Anabas testudineus chromosome 16, fAnaTes1.2, whole genome shotgun sequence harbors:
- the hcst gene encoding hematopoietic cell signal transducer; this translates as MAHNRFVMAGLLLLCNLAVALTDDTVSCYRIEPGTIAGIICADVLLTLIIVIVTYRCASFRRQKMDNADKVYMNVRANCKS